From Triticum urartu cultivar G1812 chromosome 2, Tu2.1, whole genome shotgun sequence, a single genomic window includes:
- the LOC125537458 gene encoding uncharacterized protein LOC125537458 isoform X4 has protein sequence MLPHPFQEAVWIQFVELVWAAIHTVSTCAHNHSTINATKGSVGCSSAAESISQDTTTESTSITSFIAVLKLRCVNTNRQIMTCLFRVLHIILKLLKLNDSELKDDFICLSIHHIQKLHWDPGYRLNAGKVVSIVTDDRHSLTKDSAQFGIVSGSLLQLLCSLVEQSDTEDTDLRDIFVELADVIPRLATFLQEQQDIPKSLSQYSKHKILMLMIRLKPHIQQNCSHVVCLLKLLQRHFQSPLHEPMFQHSTKLENCLEGSPFLLSGVGLGELQDKSTRHLQRQAMYLFLSCSIVLACSGNDSRLKCSCKRDQCCHKGEGCTDNCNYFGLSEISVWFQRCCLDKILDSKSSTDIVLCFLQLYMEEDDMLFIILLQLLDAPLISLAIDKMETKWTSELIGAKLFSVVFDPVRIFHQWLSLLHYDHLVLVDYLISKDVGVHCAQYLLRCLRLVSGCWDAFVDDSVYEAQIQKFNCKRQRTLKNINSLTGSSMEGTKLGSSHDKENKSKEQLFLSAKVCLLSLKRTLEDLHKKDLFPYNPKPLLKSLSRFEELCVQY, from the exons ATGTTACCCCATCCTTTTCAG GAAGCCGTTTGGATTCAGTTTGTTGAGCTGGTCTGGGCAGCTATACACACGGTATCAACATGCGCTCATAATCATTCTACAATTAATGCCACCAAAGGTTCTGTTGGTTGTTCCTCTGCTGCGGAAAGCATAAGTCAAGACACTACGACTGAAAGCACCAGTATTACAAGCTTTATAGCAGTACTCAAACTACGATGTGTCAATACCAATAGGCAGATAATGACTTGCCTCTTTCGAGTACTACACATTATTCTGAAGCTTCTGAAACTCAATGACTCTGAACTGAAAGATGACTTCATTTGCCTGTCCATTCATCATATTCAGAAGTTACATTGGGATCCTGGTTACCGACTCAATGCCGGGAAAGTTGTAAGCATTGTCACAGATGACCGACATAGTTTGACTAAAGATTCTGCACAGTTTGGAATTGTGTCAGGCAGTCTCCTCCAGCTCTTGTGCTCTTTAGTTGAGCAAAGTGACACAGAAGACACAGACCTACGAGATATATTTGTGGAACTTGCAGATGTCATTCCTAGATTAGCAACTTTCTTACAAGAGCAACAGGATATCCCAAAAAGTCTCTCTCAGTATTCAAAGCACAAAATATTG ATGTTAATGATAAGGCTTAAGCCTCACATACAGCAGAACTGCTCACATGTTGTTTGTTTGCTGAAATTACTTCAACGCCACTTTCAGAGTCCACTCCATGAACCTATGTTCCAACATAGCACTAAACTGGAGAACTGTTTAGAAGGATCCCCATTTTTGTTAAGTGGTGTAGGTTTGGGCGAGCTTCAGGATAAATCTACTCGGCACTTACAAAGGCAGGCTATGTATTTGTTTCTTAGTTGTTCGATAGTCTTGGCTTGCAGTGGAAATGATAGTAGACTGAAATGTTCATGTAAGAGAGATCAATGTTGTCACAAGGGGGAAGGCTGCACTGATAATTGCAACTATTTTGGCTTATCAGAAATCTCAGTTTGGTTTCAGAGATGTTGCTTAGACAAGATTTTGGACTCAAAATCATCAACAGACATTGTTTTATGCTTTCTGCAGTTATATATGGAGGAG GACGATATGTTATTCATCATTCTCTTGCAGCTTTTGGATGCTCCACTTATTTCGTTGGCAAT AGATAAGATGGAAACTAAATGGACGTCTGAACTTATTGGTGCCAAACTGTTCTCCGTAGTTTTTGACCCAGTTCGTATTTTTCATCAATGGCTTTCATTG TTGCACTATGATCACTTGGTACTTGTTGATTATCTCATATCTAAAGATGTAGGTGTGCATTGTGCCCAGTATCTATTACG GTGCTTACGACTGGTATCTGGGTGTTGGGATGCTTTTGTCGATGATTCAGTTTACGAGGCACAAATACAAAAATTCAACTGTAAAAGGCAAAGAACCTTGAAAAATATAAATAGTTTAACTGGCAGCTCAATGGAAGGCACTAAGTTGGGTTCCTCTCATGACAAGGAAAATAAGAGCAAAGAACAGCTTTTCCTGAGTGCTAAAGTGTGTCTCCTTTCGTTAAAGCGAACTTTGGAGGATCTTCATAAGAAAGATTTATTCCCTTACAATCCAAAGCCTCTGCTTAAAAG CTTGTCCAGATTTGAGGAGCTCTGTGTGCAGTACTGA
- the LOC125537458 gene encoding uncharacterized protein LOC125537458 isoform X3 produces the protein MLPHPFQVGLLHLCSDYIKHSAGNILMAISNSLMKFEAVWIQFVELVWAAIHTVSTCAHNHSTINATKGSVGCSSAAESISQDTTTESTSITSFIAVLKLRCVNTNRQIMTCLFRVLHIILKLLKLNDSELKDDFICLSIHHIQKLHWDPGYRLNAGKVVSIVTDDRHSLTKDSAQFGIVSGSLLQLLCSLVEQSDTEDTDLRDIFVELADVIPRLATFLQEQQDIPKSLSQYSKHKILMLMIRLKPHIQQNCSHVVCLLKLLQRHFQSPLHEPMFQHSTKLENCLEGSPFLLSGVGLGELQDKSTRHLQRQAMYLFLSCSIVLACSGNDSRLKCSCKRDQCCHKGEGCTDNCNYFGLSEISVWFQRCCLDKILDSKSSTDIVLCFLQLYMEEDDMLFIILLQLLDAPLISLAIDKMETKWTSELIGAKLFSVVFDPVRIFHQWLSLLHYDHLVLVDYLISKDVGVHCAQYLLRCLRLVSGCWDAFVDDSVYEAQIQKFNCKRQRTLKNINSLTGSSMEGTKLGSSHDKENKSKEQLFLSAKVCLLSLKRTLEDLHKKDLFPYNPKPLLKSLSRFEELCVQY, from the exons ATGTTACCCCATCCTTTTCAGGTTGGCTTACTTCATCTATGTAGTGATTATATTAAGCACTCAGCTGGGAATATCTTGATGGCCATCTCTAATTCCCTAATGAAGTTT GAAGCCGTTTGGATTCAGTTTGTTGAGCTGGTCTGGGCAGCTATACACACGGTATCAACATGCGCTCATAATCATTCTACAATTAATGCCACCAAAGGTTCTGTTGGTTGTTCCTCTGCTGCGGAAAGCATAAGTCAAGACACTACGACTGAAAGCACCAGTATTACAAGCTTTATAGCAGTACTCAAACTACGATGTGTCAATACCAATAGGCAGATAATGACTTGCCTCTTTCGAGTACTACACATTATTCTGAAGCTTCTGAAACTCAATGACTCTGAACTGAAAGATGACTTCATTTGCCTGTCCATTCATCATATTCAGAAGTTACATTGGGATCCTGGTTACCGACTCAATGCCGGGAAAGTTGTAAGCATTGTCACAGATGACCGACATAGTTTGACTAAAGATTCTGCACAGTTTGGAATTGTGTCAGGCAGTCTCCTCCAGCTCTTGTGCTCTTTAGTTGAGCAAAGTGACACAGAAGACACAGACCTACGAGATATATTTGTGGAACTTGCAGATGTCATTCCTAGATTAGCAACTTTCTTACAAGAGCAACAGGATATCCCAAAAAGTCTCTCTCAGTATTCAAAGCACAAAATATTG ATGTTAATGATAAGGCTTAAGCCTCACATACAGCAGAACTGCTCACATGTTGTTTGTTTGCTGAAATTACTTCAACGCCACTTTCAGAGTCCACTCCATGAACCTATGTTCCAACATAGCACTAAACTGGAGAACTGTTTAGAAGGATCCCCATTTTTGTTAAGTGGTGTAGGTTTGGGCGAGCTTCAGGATAAATCTACTCGGCACTTACAAAGGCAGGCTATGTATTTGTTTCTTAGTTGTTCGATAGTCTTGGCTTGCAGTGGAAATGATAGTAGACTGAAATGTTCATGTAAGAGAGATCAATGTTGTCACAAGGGGGAAGGCTGCACTGATAATTGCAACTATTTTGGCTTATCAGAAATCTCAGTTTGGTTTCAGAGATGTTGCTTAGACAAGATTTTGGACTCAAAATCATCAACAGACATTGTTTTATGCTTTCTGCAGTTATATATGGAGGAG GACGATATGTTATTCATCATTCTCTTGCAGCTTTTGGATGCTCCACTTATTTCGTTGGCAAT AGATAAGATGGAAACTAAATGGACGTCTGAACTTATTGGTGCCAAACTGTTCTCCGTAGTTTTTGACCCAGTTCGTATTTTTCATCAATGGCTTTCATTG TTGCACTATGATCACTTGGTACTTGTTGATTATCTCATATCTAAAGATGTAGGTGTGCATTGTGCCCAGTATCTATTACG GTGCTTACGACTGGTATCTGGGTGTTGGGATGCTTTTGTCGATGATTCAGTTTACGAGGCACAAATACAAAAATTCAACTGTAAAAGGCAAAGAACCTTGAAAAATATAAATAGTTTAACTGGCAGCTCAATGGAAGGCACTAAGTTGGGTTCCTCTCATGACAAGGAAAATAAGAGCAAAGAACAGCTTTTCCTGAGTGCTAAAGTGTGTCTCCTTTCGTTAAAGCGAACTTTGGAGGATCTTCATAAGAAAGATTTATTCCCTTACAATCCAAAGCCTCTGCTTAAAAG CTTGTCCAGATTTGAGGAGCTCTGTGTGCAGTACTGA
- the LOC125537458 gene encoding uncharacterized protein LOC125537458 isoform X1: MAERPRWQERQQLARLCDLVADSLLPHLEPEPLATRRPQLTREEERRILVALSRVNKAIRGWDDDEVDDGEQGCASDQIVSCSEEAHSCCLPPDHHFDDGFSCLANIISIVVGLLHLCSDYIKHSAGNILMAISNSLMKFEAVWIQFVELVWAAIHTVSTCAHNHSTINATKGSVGCSSAAESISQDTTTESTSITSFIAVLKLRCVNTNRQIMTCLFRVLHIILKLLKLNDSELKDDFICLSIHHIQKLHWDPGYRLNAGKVVSIVTDDRHSLTKDSAQFGIVSGSLLQLLCSLVEQSDTEDTDLRDIFVELADVIPRLATFLQEQQDIPKSLSQYSKHKILMLMIRLKPHIQQNCSHVVCLLKLLQRHFQSPLHEPMFQHSTKLENCLEGSPFLLSGVGLGELQDKSTRHLQRQAMYLFLSCSIVLACSGNDSRLKCSCKRDQCCHKGEGCTDNCNYFGLSEISVWFQRCCLDKILDSKSSTDIVLCFLQLYMEEDDMLFIILLQLLDAPLISLAIDKMETKWTSELIGAKLFSVVFDPVRIFHQWLSLLHYDHLVLVDYLISKDVGVHCAQYLLRCLRLVSGCWDAFVDDSVYEAQIQKFNCKRQRTLKNINSLTGSSMEGTKLGSSHDKENKSKEQLFLSAKVCLLSLKRTLEDLHKKDLFPYNPKPLLKSLSRFEELCVQY; this comes from the exons ATGGCAGAGCGGCCGCGGTGGCAGGAGAGGCAGCAGCTCGCGCGCCTCTGCGACCTCGTCGCCGACTCCCTCCTCCCCCACCTC GAACCCGAACCGCTGGCGACGCGGCGGCCGCAGCTCACGAGAGAGGAAGAGCGGCGCATACTCGTCGCGCTCTCCCGG GTAAACAAGGCAATTCGAGGTTGGGACGACGACGAGGTGGATGATGGGGAGCAAGGGTGCGCATCGGATCAG ATTGTTTCGTGCTCGGAAGAAGCTCACAGTTGCTGTTTGCCACCTGACCACCATTTTGATGATGGGTTTAGCTGCCTGGCCAATATTATCTCCATAGTG GTTGGCTTACTTCATCTATGTAGTGATTATATTAAGCACTCAGCTGGGAATATCTTGATGGCCATCTCTAATTCCCTAATGAAGTTT GAAGCCGTTTGGATTCAGTTTGTTGAGCTGGTCTGGGCAGCTATACACACGGTATCAACATGCGCTCATAATCATTCTACAATTAATGCCACCAAAGGTTCTGTTGGTTGTTCCTCTGCTGCGGAAAGCATAAGTCAAGACACTACGACTGAAAGCACCAGTATTACAAGCTTTATAGCAGTACTCAAACTACGATGTGTCAATACCAATAGGCAGATAATGACTTGCCTCTTTCGAGTACTACACATTATTCTGAAGCTTCTGAAACTCAATGACTCTGAACTGAAAGATGACTTCATTTGCCTGTCCATTCATCATATTCAGAAGTTACATTGGGATCCTGGTTACCGACTCAATGCCGGGAAAGTTGTAAGCATTGTCACAGATGACCGACATAGTTTGACTAAAGATTCTGCACAGTTTGGAATTGTGTCAGGCAGTCTCCTCCAGCTCTTGTGCTCTTTAGTTGAGCAAAGTGACACAGAAGACACAGACCTACGAGATATATTTGTGGAACTTGCAGATGTCATTCCTAGATTAGCAACTTTCTTACAAGAGCAACAGGATATCCCAAAAAGTCTCTCTCAGTATTCAAAGCACAAAATATTG ATGTTAATGATAAGGCTTAAGCCTCACATACAGCAGAACTGCTCACATGTTGTTTGTTTGCTGAAATTACTTCAACGCCACTTTCAGAGTCCACTCCATGAACCTATGTTCCAACATAGCACTAAACTGGAGAACTGTTTAGAAGGATCCCCATTTTTGTTAAGTGGTGTAGGTTTGGGCGAGCTTCAGGATAAATCTACTCGGCACTTACAAAGGCAGGCTATGTATTTGTTTCTTAGTTGTTCGATAGTCTTGGCTTGCAGTGGAAATGATAGTAGACTGAAATGTTCATGTAAGAGAGATCAATGTTGTCACAAGGGGGAAGGCTGCACTGATAATTGCAACTATTTTGGCTTATCAGAAATCTCAGTTTGGTTTCAGAGATGTTGCTTAGACAAGATTTTGGACTCAAAATCATCAACAGACATTGTTTTATGCTTTCTGCAGTTATATATGGAGGAG GACGATATGTTATTCATCATTCTCTTGCAGCTTTTGGATGCTCCACTTATTTCGTTGGCAAT AGATAAGATGGAAACTAAATGGACGTCTGAACTTATTGGTGCCAAACTGTTCTCCGTAGTTTTTGACCCAGTTCGTATTTTTCATCAATGGCTTTCATTG TTGCACTATGATCACTTGGTACTTGTTGATTATCTCATATCTAAAGATGTAGGTGTGCATTGTGCCCAGTATCTATTACG GTGCTTACGACTGGTATCTGGGTGTTGGGATGCTTTTGTCGATGATTCAGTTTACGAGGCACAAATACAAAAATTCAACTGTAAAAGGCAAAGAACCTTGAAAAATATAAATAGTTTAACTGGCAGCTCAATGGAAGGCACTAAGTTGGGTTCCTCTCATGACAAGGAAAATAAGAGCAAAGAACAGCTTTTCCTGAGTGCTAAAGTGTGTCTCCTTTCGTTAAAGCGAACTTTGGAGGATCTTCATAAGAAAGATTTATTCCCTTACAATCCAAAGCCTCTGCTTAAAAG CTTGTCCAGATTTGAGGAGCTCTGTGTGCAGTACTGA
- the LOC125537458 gene encoding uncharacterized protein LOC125537458 isoform X2, which produces MAERPRWQERQQLARLCDLVADSLLPHLEPEPLATRRPQLTREEERRILVALSRVNKAIRGWDDDEVDDGEQGCASDQIVSCSEEAHSCCLPPDHHFDDGFSCLANIISIVVGLLHLCSDYIKHSAGNILMAISNSLMKFEAVWIQFVELVWAAIHTVSTCAHNHSTINATKGSVGCSSAAESISQDTTTESTSITSFIAVLKLRCVNTNRQIMTCLFRVLHIILKLLKLNDSELKDDFICLSIHHIQKLHWDPGYRLNAGKVVSIVTDDRHSLTKDSAQFGIVSGSLLQLLCSLVEQSDTEDTDLRDIFVELADVIPRLATFLQEQQDIPKSLSQYSKHKILMLMIRLKPHIQQNCSHVVCLLKLLQRHFQSPLHEPMFQHSTKLENCLEGSPFLLSGVGLGELQDKSTRHLQRQAMYLFLSCSIVLACSGNDSRLKCSCKRDQCCHKGEGCTDNCNYFGLSEISVWFQRCCLDKILDSKSSTDIVLCFLQLYMEEDDMLFIILLQLLDAPLISLAIDKMETKWTSELIGAKLFSVVFDPVRIFHQWLSLLHYDHLVLVDYLISKDVGVHCAQYLLRCLRLVSGCWDAFVDDSVYEAQIQKFNCKRQRTLKNINSLTGSSMEGTKLGSSHDKENKSKEQLFLSAKVCLLSLKRTLEDLHKKDLFPYNPKPLLKRFEELCVQY; this is translated from the exons ATGGCAGAGCGGCCGCGGTGGCAGGAGAGGCAGCAGCTCGCGCGCCTCTGCGACCTCGTCGCCGACTCCCTCCTCCCCCACCTC GAACCCGAACCGCTGGCGACGCGGCGGCCGCAGCTCACGAGAGAGGAAGAGCGGCGCATACTCGTCGCGCTCTCCCGG GTAAACAAGGCAATTCGAGGTTGGGACGACGACGAGGTGGATGATGGGGAGCAAGGGTGCGCATCGGATCAG ATTGTTTCGTGCTCGGAAGAAGCTCACAGTTGCTGTTTGCCACCTGACCACCATTTTGATGATGGGTTTAGCTGCCTGGCCAATATTATCTCCATAGTG GTTGGCTTACTTCATCTATGTAGTGATTATATTAAGCACTCAGCTGGGAATATCTTGATGGCCATCTCTAATTCCCTAATGAAGTTT GAAGCCGTTTGGATTCAGTTTGTTGAGCTGGTCTGGGCAGCTATACACACGGTATCAACATGCGCTCATAATCATTCTACAATTAATGCCACCAAAGGTTCTGTTGGTTGTTCCTCTGCTGCGGAAAGCATAAGTCAAGACACTACGACTGAAAGCACCAGTATTACAAGCTTTATAGCAGTACTCAAACTACGATGTGTCAATACCAATAGGCAGATAATGACTTGCCTCTTTCGAGTACTACACATTATTCTGAAGCTTCTGAAACTCAATGACTCTGAACTGAAAGATGACTTCATTTGCCTGTCCATTCATCATATTCAGAAGTTACATTGGGATCCTGGTTACCGACTCAATGCCGGGAAAGTTGTAAGCATTGTCACAGATGACCGACATAGTTTGACTAAAGATTCTGCACAGTTTGGAATTGTGTCAGGCAGTCTCCTCCAGCTCTTGTGCTCTTTAGTTGAGCAAAGTGACACAGAAGACACAGACCTACGAGATATATTTGTGGAACTTGCAGATGTCATTCCTAGATTAGCAACTTTCTTACAAGAGCAACAGGATATCCCAAAAAGTCTCTCTCAGTATTCAAAGCACAAAATATTG ATGTTAATGATAAGGCTTAAGCCTCACATACAGCAGAACTGCTCACATGTTGTTTGTTTGCTGAAATTACTTCAACGCCACTTTCAGAGTCCACTCCATGAACCTATGTTCCAACATAGCACTAAACTGGAGAACTGTTTAGAAGGATCCCCATTTTTGTTAAGTGGTGTAGGTTTGGGCGAGCTTCAGGATAAATCTACTCGGCACTTACAAAGGCAGGCTATGTATTTGTTTCTTAGTTGTTCGATAGTCTTGGCTTGCAGTGGAAATGATAGTAGACTGAAATGTTCATGTAAGAGAGATCAATGTTGTCACAAGGGGGAAGGCTGCACTGATAATTGCAACTATTTTGGCTTATCAGAAATCTCAGTTTGGTTTCAGAGATGTTGCTTAGACAAGATTTTGGACTCAAAATCATCAACAGACATTGTTTTATGCTTTCTGCAGTTATATATGGAGGAG GACGATATGTTATTCATCATTCTCTTGCAGCTTTTGGATGCTCCACTTATTTCGTTGGCAAT AGATAAGATGGAAACTAAATGGACGTCTGAACTTATTGGTGCCAAACTGTTCTCCGTAGTTTTTGACCCAGTTCGTATTTTTCATCAATGGCTTTCATTG TTGCACTATGATCACTTGGTACTTGTTGATTATCTCATATCTAAAGATGTAGGTGTGCATTGTGCCCAGTATCTATTACG GTGCTTACGACTGGTATCTGGGTGTTGGGATGCTTTTGTCGATGATTCAGTTTACGAGGCACAAATACAAAAATTCAACTGTAAAAGGCAAAGAACCTTGAAAAATATAAATAGTTTAACTGGCAGCTCAATGGAAGGCACTAAGTTGGGTTCCTCTCATGACAAGGAAAATAAGAGCAAAGAACAGCTTTTCCTGAGTGCTAAAGTGTGTCTCCTTTCGTTAAAGCGAACTTTGGAGGATCTTCATAAGAAAGATTTATTCCCTTACAATCCAAAGCCTCTGCTTAAAAG ATTTGAGGAGCTCTGTGTGCAGTACTGA